The following are from one region of the Bradyrhizobium septentrionale genome:
- a CDS encoding propionyl-CoA synthetase — translation MNSQQTSRYHEVHARSLRDPEGFWAEAAREIDWIEPAKKIYDPSMGAYGRWFTGAVVNTCYNALDRHVAGGRAGQVALIHDSPLTNTITKFTYSELLEEVQTLAAIMQDFGVTKGDRVILYMPMVPEAVVAMLACARIGAVHSVVFGGFAAKELATRIDDAKPKLIFSASCGLEPGRIVQYKPLLDEAIRLAGAKPETCIILQRPQQGCELTAGRDHDWATLRRAAFDAGKAAPCVPVLATDPLYILYTSGTTGIPKGVVRDNGGHLVALKWSMYNLYGVKPGEIWWCGSDIGWVVGHSYIVYGPLIHGATSIMYEGKPVGTPDAGAFWRVISEHKAVAFFTAPTAFRAIKKEDPEGRLLKSYDLSSFRTLFLAGERADPPTVEWAEQQLKVPVIDHWWQTETGWCIAGNPVGLGMLPVKHGSPTVPMPGYQVDIVDEAAKPVAAGTMGSIVIKLPMPPACLPTLWQQDDRFRDAYLSEFPGYYKTSDAGYKDADGYVWVMGRTDDIINVAGHRLSTGGMEEILASHPDVAECAVLGVKDAIKGEVPCGFLVLKAGVTKQPAEVEKEVVALVREKLGPVAAFKLAITVARLPKTRSGKILRGTIKKIADGEPWTMPATIEDPKVLDEIGEALKGKA, via the coding sequence ATGAACAGCCAGCAGACGAGCCGGTATCATGAGGTGCATGCCCGCTCGCTTCGGGACCCCGAGGGCTTTTGGGCAGAGGCGGCGCGCGAGATCGACTGGATCGAGCCGGCGAAGAAGATCTACGATCCCTCGATGGGCGCCTATGGACGCTGGTTCACCGGCGCCGTGGTCAACACCTGCTACAACGCGCTGGATCGCCATGTCGCCGGCGGCCGCGCCGGCCAGGTCGCGCTGATCCACGATTCCCCGCTCACCAACACGATCACCAAGTTCACCTATTCCGAGCTGCTCGAGGAGGTGCAGACGCTCGCCGCGATCATGCAGGATTTCGGCGTGACCAAGGGCGATCGCGTCATCCTCTATATGCCGATGGTGCCGGAGGCGGTCGTCGCGATGCTGGCCTGCGCGCGGATCGGTGCGGTGCACAGCGTGGTGTTCGGCGGCTTCGCGGCCAAGGAGCTGGCGACCCGGATCGACGACGCCAAGCCGAAGCTGATCTTCTCTGCGAGCTGCGGGCTCGAGCCCGGGCGCATCGTGCAATACAAGCCGCTGCTCGACGAGGCGATCCGGCTCGCCGGCGCCAAGCCGGAGACCTGCATTATCCTGCAGCGGCCGCAGCAGGGTTGCGAGCTCACCGCGGGCCGCGACCATGACTGGGCGACGCTGCGCCGCGCTGCGTTCGACGCCGGCAAGGCCGCGCCCTGCGTGCCGGTGCTCGCAACCGATCCGCTCTACATCCTGTACACCTCGGGCACGACAGGCATCCCGAAGGGCGTGGTGCGCGACAATGGCGGACATCTCGTTGCGCTGAAATGGTCGATGTACAATCTCTACGGCGTCAAGCCCGGTGAGATCTGGTGGTGCGGCTCCGACATCGGCTGGGTGGTCGGCCACTCCTACATCGTCTACGGCCCGCTGATCCATGGCGCGACCTCGATCATGTATGAGGGCAAGCCGGTCGGCACGCCGGACGCCGGTGCGTTCTGGCGCGTGATCTCAGAGCACAAGGCGGTCGCCTTCTTCACCGCGCCGACCGCGTTCCGCGCGATCAAGAAGGAGGACCCCGAGGGCAGGCTGCTCAAGAGCTACGACCTCTCGAGCTTCCGCACCCTGTTCCTCGCCGGCGAGCGCGCCGATCCGCCAACCGTGGAGTGGGCGGAGCAGCAGCTCAAGGTGCCCGTGATCGACCACTGGTGGCAGACCGAGACTGGTTGGTGCATCGCCGGCAATCCGGTGGGGCTGGGCATGCTGCCGGTCAAGCACGGCTCGCCGACGGTGCCGATGCCGGGCTATCAGGTCGACATCGTCGACGAGGCGGCAAAGCCGGTGGCGGCGGGCACGATGGGCTCGATCGTGATCAAGCTGCCGATGCCGCCGGCCTGCCTGCCGACGCTGTGGCAGCAGGACGATCGCTTCAGGGACGCCTACCTCTCGGAATTCCCCGGCTACTACAAGACCTCGGATGCCGGCTACAAGGATGCGGACGGCTATGTCTGGGTGATGGGCCGCACCGACGACATCATCAATGTCGCCGGCCACCGGCTCTCCACCGGCGGCATGGAAGAGATCCTCGCCTCGCATCCCGATGTCGCCGAATGCGCCGTGCTCGGCGTCAAGGATGCGATCAAGGGCGAGGTGCCCTGCGGCTTCCTGGTGCTGAAGGCCGGCGTGACCAAGCAGCCCGCCGAGGTCGAGAAGGAGGTCGTGGCGCTGGTGCGCGAGAAGCTCGGGCCGGTCGCCGCCTTCAAGCTTGCGATCACAGTGGCGCGGCTGCCGAAGACCCGCTCCGGCAAGATCCTGCGCGGCACTATCAAGAAGATCGCGGACGGCGAGCCCTGGACCATGCCGGCGACGATCGAGGACCCCAAGGTGCTCGACGAAATCGGCGAGGCGCTGAAGGGCAAGGCGTAG
- a CDS encoding transposase, with product MQERQRRSFTEEYKRQAAELVVSSGRSITSVGKELGLRDSVLRRWVEKLRQEPAAAARRPTTQATPMPADQAAEIARLREENERLRMERDILKNCPAPWRACAG from the coding sequence ATGCAAGAGCGTCAACGTCGGTCGTTTACCGAGGAGTACAAGCGGCAGGCCGCTGAACTCGTGGTATCGAGTGGCCGGTCGATCACGTCGGTCGGCAAGGAACTCGGTCTGCGTGATTCGGTGCTGCGGCGCTGGGTGGAGAAGCTCCGGCAGGAGCCGGCAGCGGCGGCGCGGCGCCCCACGACGCAAGCGACGCCGATGCCGGCGGACCAGGCTGCCGAGATCGCCCGGCTGCGCGAGGAGAATGAGCGGCTGCGCATGGAGCGGGACATTTTAAAAAACTGTCCAGCGCCGTGGCGTGCCTGCGCGGGGTAG
- a CDS encoding IS110 family transposase, producing the protein MLKTTTADRPELKPVNVGAAAIDIGSKMHMAAVNPACTDVPVRTFSTFTQDLHSLADWFKTCGVTSVAMESTGVYWIPVYEILEQRGFEVILVNARYAKNVPGRKTDVSDAAWLRQLHSYGLLRGSFRPDAEIATLRAYLRQRERLVEYAAAHIQHMQKALMEMNLQLHHVVSDITGATGMRIIRAIVAGERNPDVLATYRDVRCHSSTETIRAALIGNDREEHVFALTQSLELYDIYQAKMLDCDRKLEVLIAALSNREAKPVGKLSQPRVKTKQVNTPTFDVRTALYGVLGVDLTEIHGLGPSLALKLVGECGKDLRAWPTAKHFTSWLCLAPGNKISGGKVLSSRTRRSSSRAAALLRLAATTVGRSDTALGAFYRRLSSRAGKSKAVTATARKIAVLFYNTLRHGMSYRDPGADQYERQYRSRVLANLQRRAKSLGFVLQAIPCNANQAVS; encoded by the coding sequence ATGCTCAAGACGACAACTGCAGATCGCCCGGAATTGAAGCCAGTCAACGTCGGGGCGGCTGCCATCGACATCGGATCAAAGATGCACATGGCCGCCGTGAACCCGGCCTGCACCGATGTCCCAGTGCGCACGTTCAGCACGTTCACACAGGACCTGCATAGTCTGGCGGACTGGTTCAAGACATGCGGTGTGACCAGCGTCGCGATGGAATCCACTGGCGTCTATTGGATCCCGGTCTACGAGATTCTGGAGCAGCGCGGGTTCGAGGTCATTCTGGTCAACGCGCGGTATGCCAAGAATGTGCCCGGGCGCAAGACCGATGTCAGCGATGCTGCGTGGTTACGCCAGCTTCATTCCTATGGGCTGTTACGCGGCAGCTTCCGTCCCGATGCCGAGATTGCGACCCTGCGCGCTTATCTGCGCCAGCGGGAGCGGCTGGTTGAATATGCTGCCGCCCATATCCAGCACATGCAGAAGGCTCTGATGGAGATGAACCTGCAGCTCCATCATGTCGTCTCGGATATCACCGGAGCGACTGGTATGCGGATTATCCGAGCCATTGTTGCAGGCGAGCGCAATCCCGACGTTCTGGCAACCTATCGAGACGTGCGCTGCCATTCTTCAACGGAGACGATCCGCGCGGCGCTGATCGGCAACGACCGGGAGGAACATGTCTTCGCTCTGACCCAATCGCTGGAACTCTACGACATCTACCAGGCGAAGATGCTGGACTGCGACCGCAAGCTCGAAGTCTTGATCGCCGCGCTTAGCAACAGAGAAGCAAAGCCGGTCGGAAAGCTATCCCAGCCACGCGTAAAGACCAAGCAGGTCAACACACCCACCTTCGATGTCAGGACCGCGCTGTACGGTGTGCTCGGCGTTGATCTGACTGAGATCCATGGGCTGGGTCCGTCACTCGCATTGAAGCTCGTCGGCGAGTGCGGCAAGGATCTGAGGGCGTGGCCAACCGCCAAGCACTTCACCTCTTGGCTCTGCCTCGCACCCGGCAACAAAATCTCCGGTGGCAAGGTACTATCTTCACGCACGCGGAGATCCTCCAGCCGGGCAGCCGCACTACTGCGATTGGCAGCCACAACCGTGGGGCGGAGCGATACGGCGCTCGGAGCATTCTATCGCCGGCTGTCCTCACGCGCGGGCAAGTCGAAGGCGGTGACGGCGACCGCCCGCAAGATTGCAGTTTTATTCTACAACACACTCCGGCATGGCATGAGCTACAGGGATCCAGGTGCCGACCAATATGAGCGACAATATCGCAGCCGCGTCCTCGCTAACCTTCAGCGCCGGGCCAAATCGCTCGGCTTTGTCTTGCAGGCCATTCCGTGCAACGCCAATCAGGCTGTTTCTTAG
- a CDS encoding integrase core domain-containing protein, which produces MGWMETCAVDERMRFVVAAQKHEESFAAVCRRFGVSRRVGYKWLARFEEEGAAGLFDRPRAPLHRPQSVAEKIAERCLEVRRAHPSWGPIKVLAFLERKSPRTAWPAASTIGELFDREGLTVKRKLRRRGPPSSAPFAGCEAANDVWCIDFKGWFLTGDGMRCEPLTLTDAYSRYLLRCQALARTDTDHVWPVLDAALREFGLPLYMRSDNGSPFASRGAGGLSRLSVKLIKAGVTPERIAPGKPQQNGRHERMHLTLLQDVANPPAPTMREQLKRLHSFQHLYNEERPHQSLDNATPADRYQASSRRFDGVLRKPEYADGQDVRSVRHNGEIKWLGNTIYISEALIGEPVGLAEDPDGWTVSYGPIVLGTIAHRGDQLRRPKRKAKGCGLEDNATRCPQGPQPQQQT; this is translated from the coding sequence ATGGGGTGGATGGAGACCTGTGCTGTGGATGAACGGATGCGGTTTGTGGTGGCGGCACAAAAGCACGAGGAGTCGTTTGCGGCGGTGTGCCGGCGGTTCGGAGTGAGCCGTCGGGTGGGCTACAAATGGCTTGCACGGTTCGAGGAAGAAGGCGCGGCCGGACTGTTCGATCGTCCGCGAGCTCCGCTGCATCGTCCACAAAGCGTTGCGGAGAAGATCGCTGAGCGCTGCCTTGAGGTGCGTCGGGCGCATCCTAGCTGGGGGCCGATCAAGGTGCTGGCCTTTCTCGAACGGAAGTCACCTCGGACGGCATGGCCCGCGGCAAGCACGATCGGCGAGCTGTTCGATCGTGAGGGGCTGACGGTGAAGCGCAAGCTGCGCCGGCGCGGGCCGCCCTCGAGCGCGCCCTTTGCCGGTTGCGAGGCGGCCAACGACGTCTGGTGCATCGACTTCAAGGGCTGGTTCCTGACCGGGGACGGCATGCGCTGCGAACCGCTGACGCTCACCGATGCCTATAGCCGCTATCTGCTGCGCTGCCAGGCCTTGGCACGCACCGACACGGATCATGTCTGGCCTGTGCTGGACGCTGCGTTGCGCGAGTTTGGGTTGCCACTCTACATGCGCTCGGACAACGGCTCGCCGTTTGCCTCGCGCGGCGCCGGAGGATTGTCACGACTGTCGGTCAAGCTGATCAAAGCCGGCGTGACGCCGGAGCGCATTGCACCGGGCAAACCTCAGCAGAACGGCCGCCATGAGCGGATGCATCTGACGCTGCTGCAAGACGTTGCCAATCCGCCGGCTCCCACCATGCGCGAGCAGCTCAAGCGCTTGCACAGCTTCCAGCATCTCTACAACGAAGAGCGTCCTCACCAATCGCTCGACAACGCCACGCCAGCCGACCGTTACCAGGCCTCCTCGCGCCGCTTCGACGGTGTCTTGCGCAAGCCGGAATACGCTGACGGTCAGGACGTCCGCTCGGTCCGGCACAACGGAGAGATCAAGTGGTTGGGCAACACGATCTATATCAGCGAAGCGCTGATCGGTGAGCCCGTCGGCTTGGCCGAGGACCCGGACGGCTGGACCGTCAGCTATGGCCCGATCGTGCTCGGCACGATCGCCCATCGCGGTGACCAACTCCGCAGACCCAAACGCAAGGCAAAAGGCTGTGGACTTGAGGACAACGCTACGCGTTGCCCTCAGGGTCCACAGCCCCAACAACAGACCTGA
- a CDS encoding acyltransferase family protein: protein MQHDRIGELDGLRAIALLTVVIWHYFGTPDGPQRWPWELLHVGRFGVDLFFILSGYLITDILLRHRAAKRYYSAFYGRRAFRIWPLYYLMCGCAAIGWYFSLSPHLFDTRGVPGWLYLFGLQNFGMAKAQTDGAYWLAVTWSLAIEEQFYLLFPLLVRNIPSERLFAILLVPILICPIGRLIDSTLPDAYGWYVLPQFRIDSLAIGALIAWWRLYRKPDAEISGRVAAILKWSSVSLPLLWLFGWKRWSVAFSHTQVEIFFGSLLFVVLENRGSAKLAILRSSVANFFARTSYAAYLTHHVIVYLLFAVLHEPRTVTNLAGILLTFAALALTFGLCALSYRYFERPLLDFAHRRFSFG, encoded by the coding sequence TTGCAACATGACAGGATCGGAGAGCTCGACGGGCTGCGCGCGATCGCGCTGCTGACCGTCGTCATCTGGCACTATTTCGGGACGCCTGACGGTCCGCAGCGCTGGCCCTGGGAACTGCTGCATGTCGGCCGCTTCGGCGTCGACCTCTTCTTCATTCTGTCCGGCTATCTCATCACGGATATTCTGCTGCGGCACCGCGCGGCCAAACGATACTACTCGGCCTTCTACGGCAGGCGTGCGTTCCGCATCTGGCCGCTCTACTATTTGATGTGCGGCTGCGCAGCGATCGGCTGGTATTTTTCGCTAAGCCCTCATTTGTTTGACACCAGGGGCGTGCCTGGCTGGCTGTATCTGTTCGGCTTGCAGAATTTCGGAATGGCCAAGGCGCAGACGGACGGCGCTTACTGGCTGGCCGTCACCTGGTCGCTTGCGATCGAGGAGCAGTTTTATCTGCTGTTTCCGTTGCTGGTCCGAAATATCCCGTCCGAGCGGCTGTTCGCGATCTTGCTCGTCCCGATCCTGATCTGCCCGATCGGGCGCCTGATCGACAGCACGCTGCCGGATGCCTATGGCTGGTACGTACTCCCGCAATTCAGGATCGATTCGCTTGCGATCGGCGCGCTGATCGCCTGGTGGCGTCTCTATCGCAAGCCGGATGCCGAGATCTCCGGACGCGTCGCCGCGATCCTCAAATGGTCGAGCGTTTCGCTTCCCCTGTTGTGGCTGTTCGGGTGGAAGCGCTGGTCGGTGGCGTTCTCGCACACGCAGGTCGAGATATTCTTCGGTTCCCTGCTGTTCGTCGTTCTGGAAAATCGCGGCTCTGCAAAACTCGCGATCCTGCGCAGCTCGGTCGCGAACTTCTTTGCCAGAACGTCCTACGCGGCGTACCTCACCCACCACGTCATCGTGTACCTGCTGTTCGCCGTGCTCCATGAACCCAGGACAGTGACGAACCTCGCCGGCATCCTGCTGACCTTCGCCGCGCTTGCCCTGACGTTCGGGCTGTGTGCACTGAGCTATCGATATTTCGAACGTCCGCTGCTCGACTTTGCCCACCGGCGTTTCTCGTTCGGGTGA
- a CDS encoding DUF1013 domain-containing protein — protein MSNAPLMPKATAVWLVDNTALTFDQVADFTKMHPLEVRAIADGDAAQGIKGMDPISNGQLTREEIERGERDQNYRLKLQESKVVLPSAAKKKGPRYTPVSRRHERPSAILWLVRNHPELKDAQIMRLVGTTKTTIASVRDRTHWNASTLTPMDPVTLGLCSQIELDFEVQRAAKEKPTTTVYGGATLLPASETTRKDELDDQPIEKHDDLNVDAVFAKLKTIGGKKADDEEQ, from the coding sequence ATGAGCAACGCACCGCTGATGCCGAAGGCGACTGCCGTGTGGTTGGTCGACAATACCGCCCTCACGTTCGATCAGGTGGCCGATTTCACCAAAATGCACCCCTTGGAGGTCCGCGCCATCGCCGATGGCGACGCCGCCCAGGGCATCAAGGGCATGGACCCGATTTCCAACGGCCAGCTGACCCGCGAGGAGATCGAACGCGGCGAGCGCGACCAGAACTACCGTCTCAAGCTGCAGGAGAGCAAGGTGGTGCTGCCCTCCGCCGCCAAGAAGAAGGGCCCGCGCTACACCCCGGTGTCGCGCCGCCATGAGCGGCCGAGCGCGATCCTCTGGCTGGTGCGCAACCACCCCGAGCTGAAGGACGCCCAGATCATGCGCCTCGTCGGCACCACCAAGACCACGATCGCCAGCGTGCGTGACCGCACCCACTGGAACGCCTCGACCCTGACCCCGATGGATCCGGTGACGCTCGGCCTGTGCTCGCAGATCGAGCTCGATTTCGAGGTGCAGCGCGCCGCCAAGGAGAAGCCGACCACGACCGTCTATGGCGGCGCTACGCTGCTGCCGGCCTCCGAGACCACGCGCAAGGACGAACTGGACGATCAGCCGATCGAGAAGCACGACGACCTCAACGTCGATGCCGTGTTCGCCAAGCTGAAGACGATCGGCGGCAAGAAGGCCGACGACGAGGAACAGTAA
- the ispH gene encoding 4-hydroxy-3-methylbut-2-enyl diphosphate reductase codes for MSAKKPDLRIVLCSPRGFCAGVVRAIDTVERALTIYGAPVYVRHEIVHNKYVVDSLKTKGAIFVEELAEIPDDTNAPVVFSAHGVPKSVPAEAKSRNFFSLDATCPLVTKVHREAAIHFKRGREILLIGHSHHPEVVGTLGQLPVGAVTLIETADDAKTFVPKDPDNLAFVTQTTLSIDDTAEIVALLKQRFPNVNGPHKEDICYATTNRQLAVKKVAPVVDALIVVGAPNSSNSQRLREVAEREGCPIAVLAQRASDLDWSRFEGITSLGITAGASAPEVIVEEIMGAFAERYQLHVETVSAAEENEFFPLPRSLRPDAAAAE; via the coding sequence ATGTCAGCGAAAAAACCCGACCTTAGAATCGTGCTTTGTTCCCCCCGCGGCTTTTGCGCAGGGGTGGTCCGCGCCATCGACACGGTGGAGCGGGCGCTTACCATCTATGGTGCCCCGGTCTATGTCCGGCATGAGATCGTCCATAACAAGTATGTGGTGGACAGCCTGAAGACCAAAGGCGCCATTTTCGTCGAGGAATTGGCCGAAATCCCCGACGATACCAACGCGCCGGTGGTGTTTTCGGCCCACGGTGTTCCGAAATCGGTTCCGGCCGAGGCGAAATCCCGCAATTTCTTCTCGTTGGATGCAACCTGTCCTCTGGTGACCAAGGTCCACCGCGAGGCGGCGATCCATTTCAAGCGCGGCCGCGAGATCCTGCTGATCGGGCATTCCCACCATCCCGAGGTGGTCGGCACGCTGGGCCAGCTTCCGGTGGGCGCCGTGACCCTGATCGAGACCGCTGACGATGCAAAGACCTTCGTCCCGAAGGACCCCGACAACCTCGCCTTTGTGACCCAGACCACGCTGTCGATCGACGACACCGCGGAGATCGTGGCGCTGCTCAAGCAGCGCTTCCCGAACGTCAACGGTCCGCACAAGGAAGACATCTGCTACGCCACCACCAACCGCCAGCTCGCGGTGAAGAAGGTGGCGCCGGTGGTCGATGCCCTGATCGTGGTCGGCGCGCCGAACTCGTCGAACTCGCAGCGCCTGCGCGAGGTCGCCGAGCGCGAGGGCTGCCCGATCGCGGTTCTTGCCCAGCGCGCCAGCGATCTCGACTGGAGCAGGTTTGAAGGCATCACGAGCCTCGGCATCACGGCGGGCGCATCGGCGCCGGAGGTGATCGTCGAGGAGATCATGGGCGCCTTCGCCGAGCGCTACCAACTGCACGTGGAGACGGTCTCGGCCGCGGAAGAGAACGAGTTCTTCCCGCTGCCGCGTTCGCTACGGCCCGACGCTGCCGCGGCGGAATAG
- a CDS encoding homoserine kinase, translating to MAVYTDVAAEDLAEFLKSYEIGELLSYKGIAEGVENSNFLLHTSQGAYILTLYEKRVAEDDLPYFLSLMAHLAERGVSCPQPARNREGEVYSRLAGRPAAIINFLEGVWPRRPNVAHCGGVGEALAKMHLAGRDFPLVRQNPLSVSGWRPLFGLAAARADSVQPGLHDFIARELDHLEAAWPANLPVGVIHADLFPDNVFFLGDRLSGLIDFPFACNDILAYDVAICLNAWCFEPDHSFNVTKARALLNAYGRGRPLSAAEEAALPLLARGASMRFLLTRLVDFLNVPEGALVQPKDPLEYVRKLRFQQNVAAINDYGITPAGCAA from the coding sequence ATGGCGGTCTACACCGACGTTGCCGCCGAAGACCTCGCGGAATTCCTCAAAAGCTACGAGATCGGCGAATTGCTCTCCTACAAGGGCATCGCCGAGGGTGTCGAGAATTCGAACTTCCTGCTGCACACCAGCCAGGGCGCCTACATCCTCACGCTCTATGAGAAGCGCGTGGCGGAGGACGACCTGCCGTATTTCCTGTCGCTGATGGCGCATCTCGCCGAGCGCGGCGTGTCGTGCCCGCAGCCGGCGCGCAACCGCGAGGGCGAGGTCTACAGCCGGCTCGCTGGCCGGCCCGCGGCGATCATCAACTTCCTCGAAGGCGTGTGGCCGCGGCGGCCGAACGTGGCGCATTGCGGAGGCGTCGGCGAGGCGCTGGCCAAAATGCATCTCGCCGGCCGCGACTTTCCGCTGGTCCGCCAGAACCCGCTATCCGTCTCCGGCTGGCGGCCGCTGTTCGGTCTCGCCGCCGCGCGGGCTGACAGCGTGCAGCCAGGCTTGCACGACTTCATCGCGCGCGAGCTAGATCATCTCGAAGCCGCGTGGCCGGCGAATCTACCCGTCGGCGTCATCCATGCCGATTTGTTTCCCGACAACGTCTTCTTCCTCGGCGACAGGCTGTCGGGCCTGATCGACTTCCCGTTCGCCTGCAACGACATCCTGGCCTACGACGTCGCGATCTGCCTCAACGCCTGGTGCTTCGAGCCGGATCACTCCTTCAACGTCACCAAGGCGCGCGCGCTGCTCAATGCTTATGGCCGCGGGCGGCCATTGTCGGCGGCGGAGGAGGCCGCGCTGCCGCTGCTCGCGCGCGGCGCGTCGATGCGCTTCCTGCTGACGCGCCTGGTCGACTTCCTCAACGTCCCCGAGGGCGCGCTGGTGCAGCCGAAGGATCCGCTGGAATACGTCCGCAAGCTGCGTTTTCAGCAGAACGTCGCTGCCATCAACGACTACGGCATCACGCCAGCGGGATGCGCGGCGTGA
- the rnhA gene encoding ribonuclease HI: MRGVSDKPHVIVFTDGACSGNPGPGGWGAILRFGDVEKELKGGEPHTTNNRMELMAAISALEALKKPCVVDLTTDSQYVRQGITGWIHGWKRNGWRTADKKPVKNVELWQRLDAALKPHEVSWHWIKGHAGHAENERADELAREGVAMARLKG, from the coding sequence ATGCGCGGCGTGAGCGACAAGCCGCATGTGATCGTGTTCACCGATGGTGCCTGCTCCGGAAATCCCGGACCGGGCGGCTGGGGCGCGATTCTCAGATTCGGCGACGTCGAGAAGGAATTGAAGGGCGGCGAGCCGCACACCACCAACAACCGCATGGAGTTGATGGCGGCGATCTCGGCGCTGGAAGCCCTGAAGAAGCCCTGCGTGGTCGACCTCACCACCGACAGCCAGTATGTCCGCCAGGGCATCACCGGCTGGATCCACGGCTGGAAGCGCAACGGCTGGCGCACCGCCGACAAGAAGCCGGTCAAGAATGTCGAGCTGTGGCAGCGCCTCGACGCCGCGCTGAAGCCGCATGAGGTGAGCTGGCACTGGATCAAGGGCCATGCCGGCCACGCTGAGAACGAACGCGCCGATGAGCTCGCGCGCGAAGGCGTGGCGATGGCGCGGCTGAAGGGCTAG
- a CDS encoding calcium-binding protein: MAENASAFIGFVQLSPTSYQYTITLIDNGTTPIGTFWFSWLPGQGYLSEIPTFVAPSGWTASITDGVPPANGYSVRWVADSTATALQPGQSLTGFTFTTSIAPNELFADSSIHPGVFGTTSVVYSAGPFSDGGFDLVAGQLLSGSASNDILIGTIGDDAAYGGNGNDYIYAYGGDDTLVGGDGLDVLLGAEGNDFIYGGTGFNYLFGGSGDDTLIGSGGATASDVNVMYGGDGADFLYGGIGTNYFYGGAGVDTMVGGSGLNIFISSGETDGNFIYGGSGQNYVYGSNGGDTVIGGAGVDVFLMGSGADNITGGGGVDYAWGGGGSDTFTINDGTPEVMVVQDFSTGGVNDFVNFAGTSLHSFADVQAAEFYSPGINTTIITDAAGSAVWLIGIAPAQLDASMFKFG; the protein is encoded by the coding sequence ATGGCTGAAAATGCATCCGCGTTCATCGGATTCGTGCAGCTTTCCCCGACAAGCTATCAGTACACGATCACCTTGATCGACAATGGTACCACCCCGATTGGTACATTCTGGTTCTCCTGGCTGCCCGGCCAGGGCTACCTGAGCGAGATTCCGACCTTCGTAGCCCCTTCGGGATGGACCGCAAGCATCACGGATGGTGTCCCCCCGGCGAACGGCTACAGCGTCCGTTGGGTCGCAGACTCCACCGCCACCGCGCTGCAGCCCGGCCAATCGCTCACCGGCTTCACCTTCACGACCTCAATTGCGCCGAACGAGCTTTTTGCAGATTCATCAATCCATCCGGGGGTGTTCGGCACGACATCGGTGGTCTATTCCGCCGGCCCCTTCAGCGACGGCGGCTTTGACCTGGTTGCCGGCCAATTGCTGTCCGGCTCGGCGAGCAATGACATCCTCATTGGAACGATCGGCGATGACGCGGCCTATGGCGGAAACGGCAATGATTACATCTATGCCTATGGCGGCGATGACACGCTGGTCGGGGGCGATGGACTTGACGTGCTCCTGGGCGCAGAAGGCAACGACTTCATCTACGGAGGCACCGGGTTCAACTATCTGTTCGGTGGCAGCGGCGATGACACATTGATCGGAAGCGGCGGAGCGACGGCTTCCGACGTCAACGTCATGTACGGCGGCGACGGCGCGGACTTTCTCTACGGCGGCATCGGCACCAACTACTTCTACGGCGGTGCCGGCGTCGATACGATGGTTGGCGGCTCCGGCCTCAACATCTTCATCTCGTCGGGCGAAACCGACGGCAATTTCATCTACGGCGGTTCAGGCCAGAACTATGTTTATGGCTCGAATGGCGGCGACACGGTCATTGGCGGCGCGGGCGTCGACGTTTTCCTGATGGGCTCGGGCGCTGACAACATCACCGGTGGCGGCGGCGTCGATTATGCCTGGGGCGGCGGCGGCTCCGACACTTTCACGATCAATGACGGCACGCCGGAGGTCATGGTTGTCCAGGACTTCAGCACCGGCGGCGTCAATGACTTCGTCAATTTCGCCGGCACGTCACTGCATTCGTTCGCCGATGTTCAGGCGGCCGAGTTCTATTCGCCTGGCATCAACACGACCATCATCACCGACGCGGCAGGCAGTGCAGTCTGGCTGATCGGGATCGCGCCAGCACAGCTGGACGCCAGCATGTTCAAGTTTGGCTAA
- a CDS encoding peroxiredoxin: protein MTINVGDKLPETKFRVMTAEGPQVKTTDDIFKGKKVALFAVPGAYTGTCHKMHLPSIFLNAYALKNKGVDTIAIVSVNDAFVMNAWKRDTDQRDEAVFLADGNADFAKAIGMELDASGNGLGIRSKRYSMLVEDGVVKKLNLEPAPGKVEVSGGDTLLGQL from the coding sequence ATGACGATCAATGTTGGCGACAAGCTGCCGGAAACCAAGTTTCGCGTCATGACCGCCGAAGGGCCGCAGGTCAAAACCACCGACGACATTTTCAAGGGCAAGAAGGTCGCCCTGTTCGCAGTGCCCGGCGCCTACACCGGCACCTGCCACAAGATGCATCTGCCGAGCATCTTCCTCAACGCCTACGCCTTGAAGAACAAGGGCGTCGACACCATCGCGATCGTCTCGGTCAACGACGCCTTCGTGATGAACGCCTGGAAGCGCGACACCGACCAGCGCGACGAAGCCGTGTTCCTCGCCGACGGCAATGCCGACTTCGCCAAGGCGATCGGCATGGAGCTCGACGCCTCCGGCAACGGCCTCGGCATCCGCTCCAAGCGCTACTCGATGCTGGTCGAGGACGGCGTGGTGAAGAAGCTCAACCTCGAACCCGCTCCGGGCAAGGTCGAAGTCTCCGGCGGCGACACGCTGCTCGGGCAGCTCTGA